A single genomic interval of Helianthus annuus cultivar XRQ/B chromosome 13, HanXRQr2.0-SUNRISE, whole genome shotgun sequence harbors:
- the LOC110898770 gene encoding dihydrodipicolinate reductase-like protein CRR1, chloroplastic: protein MAALRIQIHPTTHKTHSHQKTYTPLISCSIQQPPQTNIKVVINGAAKEIGMAAVLAVTKSRGMELAGAVDSHLVGQDIGKVCGMEEALEIPIINDLTMVLGSISQSKATSVVVDFTDPSTVYDNVKQATAFGMNSVVYVPRIKPETIAALSGFCEKASMGCLVAPTLSIGSILLQQAAISASFHYNNVEIVESKANTGAFPSQDSVQIANNLSNLGQLYNRDDLETDLPARGQRLGEDGIRVHSLVLPGLVSSTSVHFSGPGEVYSIKHDITSVECLMPGLILAIRKVVRLKNLVYGLEKFL, encoded by the exons ATGGCTGCCCTCAGAATCCAAATCCATCCCACAACCCACAAGACTCACTCTCACCAAAAAACATACACCCCCTTAATCTCTTGTTCAATCCAACAGCCACCTCAAACCAACATTAAG GTGGTCATCAATGGAGCCGCCAAAGAGATTGGAATGGCGGCTGTATTAGCAGTTACAAAATCTAGAGGTATGGAACTTGCTGGAGCTGTTGACTCACATCTTGTCGGTCAAGACATCGGAAAG GTTTGTGGGATGGAAGAAGCTCTAGAGATACCTATAATTAACGATCTGACGATGGTTCTTGGTTCTATATCTCAG TCAAAAGCAACATCAGTTGTAGTCGATTTCACCGATCCGTCTACAGTCTATGACAATGTCAAACAG GCAACGGCATTTGGTATGAACAGCGTGGTTTACGTACCACGAATTAAGCCTGAAACGATAGCAGCATTATCCGGCTTCTGTGAGAAAGCGAGCATG GGCTGTTTGGTTGCACCAACGTTGTCGATAGGATCGATACTACTCCAGCAAGCTGCAATTTCGGCTTCTTTTCACTATAACAATGTCGAGATTGTCGAATCTAAAGCTAACACAGGA GCATTTCCGTCGCAAGATTCGGTGCAAATCGCCAACAACCTCTCGAACCTCGGGCAGCTTTACAATAGAGACGATCTGGAAACAGATCTTCCA GCAAGAGGGCAACGACTAGGAGAAGATGGGATTCGTGTGCATAGTTTAGTTCTTCCCGGGCTTGTGTCTAGTACATCGGTCCATTTTTCGGGACCAGGAGAG GTGTACTCTATCAAACATGATATCACGAGTGTTGAGTGTCTCATGCCCGGACTTATTCTAGCGATCAGAAAAGTTGTACGTCTAAAG AATCTCGTTTACGGTTTAGAGAAGTTCTTGTAG